One segment of Castanea sativa cultivar Marrone di Chiusa Pesio chromosome 3, ASM4071231v1 DNA contains the following:
- the LOC142629222 gene encoding NAC domain-containing protein 54-like, which produces MAATMIPEGYRFCPTDEELVLYYLYPKVIGTQTHEEGRIPEHDLYAPNTEPWKIWEAFGGPNLEESQEELELLFFTRLKRVSSTDSRIKRTIGNGCWKGDASGKYAKDVLETVTRTRIGFKKTFHYKNDESKDNNRWILHELSLDKSLLSQAKIKDLVVCRLRKHPKKEDITPHSKVSSPATDLMLDYWKLDFGELLFDPPIS; this is translated from the exons ATGGCGGCCACGATGATCCCTGAGGGTTATAGGTTTTGTCCCACGGACGAAGAGTTGGTGCTTTACTACCTTTACCCAAAGGTGATAGGAACACAAACCCATGAGGAAGGTCGTATTCCAGAACATGATCTCTACGCACCCAACACTGAACCTTGGAAAATCTGGGAAGCATTTGGAGGGCCAAATCTGGAGGAAAGCCAGGAAGAGCTTGAGCTATTGTTCTTCACAAGGTTGAAGAGGGTCTCCTCTACCGACTCTCGTATCAAGCGAACCATTGGCAATGGTTGTTGGAAGGGCGATGCTTCGGGAAAATACGCTAAGGATGTTTTGGAAACGGTGACGAGGACAAGAATTGGATTCAAAAAGACTTTTCATTATAAGAATGATGAATCTAAAGACAACAATCGTTGGATCTTGCATGAACTTTCCTTGGACAAATCTCTTCTGTCGCAAGCtaag ATAAAAGATCTGGTAGTTTGCCGGCTAAGAAAACACCCTAAGAAAGAAGACATAACCCCACATTCAAAGGTGTCAAGTCCAGCAACAGATTTAATGTTAGATTATTGGAAATTAGATTTTGGAGAATTATTATTTGATCCCCCAATTAGTTGA
- the LOC142629223 gene encoding NAC domain-containing protein JA2-like: MAAMFPVGFRFRPTDEELVRSYLYPKVTGTQTHDLVPKHDIPEQGLYAPNTEPSKIWKQFGGQNLEENQEELELLFFTRLKRVSSNGSRIKQTIGGGCWKGDASGKSAKNVLETKSKTMKRIGFKKTFHYKNDDSKESNRWILHELSLDESFLRHAKIGDMVVCRLRKHPKTWAELLLD, encoded by the exons ATGGCTGCAATGTTCCCTGTGGGTTTTAGATTTCGTCCCACAGACGAAGAGTTGGTGAGGTCTTACCTTTACCCAAAAGTAACAGGAACACAAACCCATGATCTTGTTCCAAAACACGATATTCCAGAACAGGGTCTTTACGCACCCAACACTGAACCTTCGAAAATTTGGAAACAGTTTGGAGGGCAAAATCTTGAAGAAAACCAGGAAGAGCTCGAGCTCTTGTTCTTCACAAGGTTGAAGAGGGTCTCCTCCAACGGCTCTCGCATCAAGCAAACCATAGGCGGAGGCTGTTGGAAAGGCGATGCTTCGGGAAAGTCCGCTAAGAATGTTTTGGAAACAAAGAGTAAAACGATGAAAAGAATAGGATTCAAAAAGACTTTTCATTATAAGAATGATGATTCTAAAGAAAGCAATCGTTGGATTTTGCATGAGCTTTCCTTGGACGAGTCTTTTCTACGACATGCTAAG ATAGGAGACATGGTAGTTTGTCGACTGCGAAAACACCCTAAAACATGGGCGGAGCTGTTATTGGACtag